The sequence GACCTCCGGGTCTCGCCTACCTCCGGTGCCGCCCGGGTACCGGCCTCGTCCGGGCCGGGAACGGGCCGGTCAGCGGAAGCGGTCGACGAACGGGAGCCGGGACCCCGGCTCGGCCAGCCGGCGCACGACCCGGGGACGGTGGCCGACGACCATGACCCGGATCGTGCGGGTGTTCGCGTCGACCCGGTAGAGGATGCGCCAGTGGTGCTCGGTCGCCTCGAACATCGTCGATGACGGGGTCGCGCCCTGCTCGCCGTGGTTGCGGGCGGTCTTCGCCGTCTGCTCGCCGAGCGGCCGGCCGGCCTTGTAGGGGTCCCGGAGCAGCGCGCCGTCCAGGAACCGCCGGACGTCGACGGCGACCAGCTCGGGCAGCCGCTCAAGGTCCTTCTGCGCCGACGGCGCGAGCACGATCCGGAACTTCTCGCTCACGGCCCGGCCAGCCCGGACGGCGCCGGCGCGCGGCGCGCCTCGGCGGGGGGAACAGGCACGAGCCGATCATAGGCGAATCAGGCCCTTCCGGTCCGCGTCCTGCCCGAGAGCGCCGCCGCGGTCCCGGTCGGCCGCGACCCGGCCAGGGGCACACGGGTTCCCGCGCCGGCCCCGTGCGGTCGGCCCGCGCCTAGGCGTAGGCGGCGCGGACCGTGGCCGGCGTCAGGTCACCGATGTGCTCGACCCGGACGGCGGCGAGCGCGACCGCCTCGGCCGACGGTGGGAAGTGCGGGTTCGGGACGACGACCACCGGCATGCCTGCGGCGGCAGCGGCCCGCACGCCGTTGGTCGAGTCCTCCACGGCGACGCACCGGCCGGCCTCGATGCCGAGCCGGCGGGCGGCCTCCAGATAGACGTCCGGCGCGGGCTTGCCCCGGGCGACCTCCTCGGAGGAGACGAACGTCCGGAACGCGTCGGCGAGCCCGGCGACGCGCAGCACCCGCTCGATGATCACCCGTGGCGACGACGACGCGACGGCCAGCGGCAGCCCGGCGGCGAGCGCCCGCACGGCGTCGACCGCCCCGTCGATGAGCGGCGGCGCCTCGCCGTACCGCTCGCCGAGCCGGTGCAGCACCTCGGCGGCCACCTCGTCGGCCGTCATCCCGATGCCCAGCCCGACCAGGTAGGCGGCCCACTCCGGCGTCGACATGCCCATCATCGCCCGGGTGCTGTCGGGCAGCCAGGTCCCGCCGCGCTCGGCGACCAGCCGCCTGCGGATCTCGTCCCAGACCTGCTCGGAGTCGATCAGCACGCCGTCGAGATCGAAGATCACCGCCGTCGGGCCGTCGGCGCGGCCGCCCGTCTCGCCGTCGCCCGCCGTCACGCCGTCCGCCGTCACGCCGTCCGCCACCATGGCTCCATCGTCGCGCCTCGGCCCACCGGGCGGGCCGAGGGCCGGGCGCGCCGTGGGCCGGGTGGTCGGGCTACCAGCCGACGAGCGGGGCCTCGATCTTGGGGCAGGTGTCCATGACGACCCGCAGGCCGGCCCGCTCGGCGCGGGCCGCGGCCGCGTCGTCGCGTACGCCCAGCTGCAGCCAGACGCCCTTGGCCCCGGCGGCGATCGCGTCGTCGACCACCGGGCCGGCGAGCTCCGAGCGGACGAACACGTCCACGACGTCGACCGGGAACGGGATGTCGGTCACCGCCGCGTAGCCCTGCTCGCCGGCGATCGTCGGCTTCGACGGATGCACCGGGATCACCCGCTTGCCGTGCTCCCGCAGGTACCGCGCGATCTGGTAGGCGACCCGGCTCGTGTTGGTCGACAGCCCGACGACCGCCCAGGTGTGGGTGTCGGCCAGCATCCCGCGGACTGTCTCGTCGTCTCCGTAGCGCATGTCCGGGGCAACCGCCGCGGCGGGCCGCGTCATCCCGCCGCGCCGCGCCGTCCAGCCGCCCGGGTGGCCGCGGCCGAGCCGGGTCGGGTCGGGTCGGGGTCAGCCGAGCCGGCGGGGCGGCGGCGGGTCGGCCGGCCGGGACAGGACGAACTGGCGGATCGCCAGGGCCGCCGCGGGCGGGAAGAGGACCAGCACCGGCAGCAGGTAGCGGTAGTCGAAGCAGACCGTCGCCGACGGGACGACCAGCACCGTCACCCCCAGGGCGACCAGCAGCGCGCAGTCGGCGCTGAGCCGGCGGCGCTCGGCGACCACCGGGTCCTGGTTGGCCCGGCGGTGCCGGCGCGCGGCACGCCGTTCGGCCCGGCGGGACGGGAACGGCGGGCCTCCGCCGCGCCCCGCCGGCCCGCCGCCGCCCTCCGTCCGGGCGGCGGTCGCCGGGTCGGCAAGGAAGGGATCGCCCAGCCCGAGCGCCGCCAGGCCCTCCAGCGCGGGCCTGGGGGCGCCCCGGGGGCCCGGCCCGGGTTCCGCGTAGGCCGCGGCCGTGACGACCGCTGGCGGCCCGTCCAGCGCCCACGGCCGGCGCAGACCCCGGCCGGACAGGCGGGGGCGCGGGAGGCCGAGGCCGGTGGCGACGAGGGCGAGCACGACGAGAACCGCGAGCAGCGGACCCGGCGTGTAGCCGAACCGTTGGTAGGCGCGCAGCCAGCCGGCCGCGGGCTCGTTGATCACCCTGGCCGGGTGCCCGCCGTCGAGGTCGAGCAGCGGGACGCTGGTGTGCCAGTAGTACGGCGGGTCCGCGGTCGGGAACCGCCACGAGCCGACCGGCCAGTCGCGGTAGCCGGTGCTCCGGCCGGGCAGGAAGTAGTGCCCGACGTCGGCGGCGACCATGCGGGCGTAGTCCGCCGGCTGGCGCAGGATCACCTGGTGGGCGAAGTCGGCCAGGACCGCGTTCTTGTGCTGCTCGCTGCCCGTCAGCTGGAACCGGGGGCTGGTGTCGGCCCAGACGTAGTAGTTCGGGCCGGGCCGGGCCGCCGGCGAGTGCGGTGAGCAGAGGCCGAGCTGCTCCGTCGTCAGGTCCAGCCTGGAGCAGTCCGCGATCGGGGCGACCCGGCCGTACAGCCAGGCGGCGTCGCCCCCGGTCAGCGCGTAGCTGCCGTGGTAGCTGTGGAACCAGCCCGCGTAGGCCGCGAGCGGCGCGGCGAGGACCACCGAGAATGCCGCGAGCCGCAGCCAGCCCAGCCGCCGGACCAGCACGTAGGCGAGAGCCAGCACGCCGAGCACGACACCGAGGGTCCGTACCAGGCCGGCCCCGGCGAGCAGCCCGCCGGCCAGCCCGCACGCGAGTACCGACGGCCGCGGCGACCAGAGCAGCGCCACCAGGGCCGCGACCAGCAGCGCCAGGAACAGCGTCTCCGCCATGACGAAGTGCTCGATGTCGAGCTGGTAGGCGTCGAGCAGCACCGGAGTCGTGGCCAGCGCCGCGACCACCGGATGGGCCCGGCGGTGCACGAGCAGCGCGTACAGCGCCACGGCGATGGCCAGCCCGGCGAGGTGCTGGACGGCCGGCACGACGGCGAGGTGTCCCGCGTCGCCGAGCAGCCCCACGTCGCCGAGCAGTCGCAGCAGCACCGGGTAGCCGGCGGGCCGCATCGGGTCCGGCCGCGTCAGGTGGGCGAGCGTCAGGTAGGCGTATGAGTCCCCGGAGAACTCGAACGCCGGGCGGTAGGCGTACATCACCAGGACCCGCAGGGCCGCGCCGACGGCGAGCAGGACGGCGAACAGCCAGTGCCGGCGCGCGCCGGCCCCCAGGCGGGCCCACAACGGGCGGCGTGGACCCGCCAGCGGCCCGTCGCCCGACGGGGCCTCGGCGCTCACCGGGGCCCCGACGGGTGTCCTGGGGATGGCCGTGACGCCCAGCAGCGTGGGCTCGTCGCCGGTCGGGCCGCCGGGCGTCGCCGCCGCGCGGGCGTTGTGCCCGTCCGGGCCCGTCGCCACGGCGTCGGTGGTCATCGCGGGCCCTCCACCGTTCTCCCCGCCGAGGACCGTCGTCCCCGGGGCCGACCCCCGCGCCTCGATCACGTCCTCATGACCGCCAGTCACCAGCTGGAGCGCTCCCACCCCGGCGGCCGCCGTGACGTGCCGTAGGGCGGCAGGTCGGTAACCTACCGTCGGCGCGCGGCGCGACCAATCGGTGTGGCCCGCCTTGTGCCGGTGATGTTCTTCTGGCGGTTTGGCTAGGTTTCTCCCGGGTCCCGGCCGATCGTGCCCCGACCAGGGAAAGCGGGGGGCGACGACGGTCGTCGGCGGCGGCCCGCGCGGCGGGGCTGTCGGGTTCGCGTCACGGCGCGGGCGAGCCGGCGGCGCCGTCGCCTTCGCAGTGGTCCCGCCGTTGGCTACGCACAGTAGTCAATCGACGATCACTGTCGGGTCTACGGACACCCTCGGTGAAGGCTGGCCGAGCGTCCGGTACCCCTCTTTGGGCCAGTTTGGAACCCACCATGCAAACACGCCGAGGGCGCGGGCAGCAGGTCGTTGTGACGGCCCTAACCGGTAGGCGTAACGTCTGTTGCCTGTGCAGGTGAGTTCTTCTGAGCGGGCGGCGAGGGTGGGCGCCGCTGGCGGCGACTCCTCAGCCGCCTCCGCCTCTGCCCATCGCTCCGCCCCTACGCCCAGTGACGACGAGGCCCGACACGGCCCCGCCGGTCACCCCTGCGAGCATCAACCCGCCTGCCCGACGGCGGACGCGCTCGACCGGGATGCCGCGCGGTCCGTGCGTACCCATCCGGACCAGGGCTGGAGCCTGCTGTGCAACGGGGTGATCCTCTTCGAGGATACCGGCGAGATCCTCCCGACCGGCTGGACGGTGGAGCCCCGCCGTGGGCCGGCGCGGTCCGCCGGCTCCCGCGTGGCGCGGCCGCCGGCCCCCCGCCGTTCGACGACAGGCGTGCCCGCCGCCGTCTGAGACGGCCGCGGAGCGACGCCGACCGGACCGGCGGGTCCGAACCTCACCTCCCGCGGGGTTAGCGCACCGAGTGGTCCTGGAGCGGGATCAGCGCGGCCAGCGGGGTCGTCAGCCGGGCGCACAGCACCGGGTCGAGCAGGTCCTCGACGAGCAGCGCGCAGGCCAGGTCGGCGCACAGCTCCATGACCCGAGCCTCCGACGACGGGTCAGCGGGCAGCAGCGCCCCGCCACGGCAGTCCTGGCAGGGCCGCCAGAAGCCCTCGGCCGCGCTGCGGCGCACCAGGGTCCACACCCGGCGTCGGCCGGTCAGCACGGCCGTGCCGAACGCGGCGTCCATCGCCTCCTGGTGGTCGGACTCGTCGCGCGTCAACGCGGCGACGAGCAGGCCTTCGAAGACCTCGGAGCTGCGCGTGTCGTGGCAGCGGACCGCGAGCTTCGGCAGCGCCGCCAGCACACGTTTCACGTCCGCGGCCGACGGGCCCAGATCGGGTTCGTGCGAGCGCACCCGCGGGTACACCGCCCGCCAGGGACGCATCAGGCCGGCGTACTCCGAGCGCGACAGGATCGGGCGGGCATAGGCCGCGGCCAGCGCGTCGCGCATGGAGCGCAGCGCCGTCGCGGTGACCGTCGGGTCGACCGACACGTAGTCGGCGCCGGACAGGTC is a genomic window of Pseudofrankia inefficax containing:
- a CDS encoding CoA-binding protein, giving the protein MRYGDDETVRGMLADTHTWAVVGLSTNTSRVAYQIARYLREHGKRVIPVHPSKPTIAGEQGYAAVTDIPFPVDVVDVFVRSELAGPVVDDAIAAGAKGVWLQLGVRDDAAAARAERAGLRVVMDTCPKIEAPLVGW
- a CDS encoding type II toxin-antitoxin system RelE family toxin is translated as MSEKFRIVLAPSAQKDLERLPELVAVDVRRFLDGALLRDPYKAGRPLGEQTAKTARNHGEQGATPSSTMFEATEHHWRILYRVDANTRTIRVMVVGHRPRVVRRLAEPGSRLPFVDRFR
- a CDS encoding HAD family hydrolase translates to MVADGVTADGVTAGDGETGGRADGPTAVIFDLDGVLIDSEQVWDEIRRRLVAERGGTWLPDSTRAMMGMSTPEWAAYLVGLGIGMTADEVAAEVLHRLGERYGEAPPLIDGAVDAVRALAAGLPLAVASSSPRVIIERVLRVAGLADAFRTFVSSEEVARGKPAPDVYLEAARRLGIEAGRCVAVEDSTNGVRAAAAAGMPVVVVPNPHFPPSAEAVALAAVRVEHIGDLTPATVRAAYA